The Limisphaera ngatamarikiensis nucleotide sequence CCGTTCAAAATTCTCCTCGCGCACGGCCCGGGCCAGCTCCTGTTGGAGCCGTTCCAGCCGCTTTTTCATGTCTTCCACACCCCGGTAGGCGGCGGGCACCTTGCCCACGTGCCGTGTGCCCTTGTGCATGGTTTTCAGCAGGTCATCGAGGCCCTCGGCGAAGGTCTGGTAGCATTCCGGGCAACCGAATCGGCCCAGTTTTTTGAACTCGGCCTGGGTGAAGCCGCAGTGCGGACATTGCAGCTCGCCCTTCTTGGCGGGCGGCTCCGGCTCTTCCGATCCGCTCAGCCCCAGCAACAGGTCGGCCAGCGAGAACCCGGTGGGATCATTGACGCCCTTGTTACGGGCGCATTCCTCGCACAGGTCCAGTTTCTGGACCTTGTCCCCCACGATCTGCGTCAGATGCACCGTGGCCTCGCGTTCCTTGCACAGGCAACATTTCATACCCGTCCCGGATAAATCGGCTCGCCGGAGTTCCGG carries:
- a CDS encoding UvrB/UvrC motif-containing protein, producing the protein MKCCLCKEREATVHLTQIVGDKVQKLDLCEECARNKGVNDPTGFSLADLLLGLSGSEEPEPPAKKGELQCPHCGFTQAEFKKLGRFGCPECYQTFAEGLDDLLKTMHKGTRHVGKVPAAYRGVEDMKKRLERLQQELARAVREENFERAAVLRDEIKQLQARLAAPGGR